Part of the Natronobacterium gregoryi SP2 genome, TCGGCGAATCCCCACGCGGGCTGCTCGTCGGCGGGAAAGACGCGCTCATCACCGCCCTGAGTATCCGTTCGTCGAGCGGAACGCTCCCGGTGACCATGGCCAACGCCGACGACAACCTCCACATCGACGAGAGTATCTACAGTTTCTCCCTGCCGCTTGGCGCGACGATCAACATGGACGGGACCGCCCTCTACCAGGGCGTCGTCGCGATCTTCGCGGCGAATCTGGTCGGCGTCTCGCTGACCGTCGGGGAGCAGTTGACGGTGGTCGCAGTCGCCGTGCTCGCGAGTATCGGTGCCGCCGGCGTGCCCGGGACCGGGTTGATCATGTTGACGCTCGTGTTGACCCAGCTCGGACTCCCACTGGCGATCGTCGGATTCGTCGCGGGCGTCGACCCAATTCTCGACCGCCTCCGGACGATGACAAACGTCAGCGGCGACCTCGCGGTGACGACGCTGGTCGCGAAGTGGAACGACGCCGTCGACTTCGACAGCGGGACCTGGGTCGCTTCGAATCGCGACTGAGACCTCCTGTAGCGATCTACAGGGTGAGCAGGCCGAGTGCCTCGAGGTCGTACGGAAGACGTTGCCTTCCGTGACTGAGCGGAGCATGATGAGTGACAGAAGTTTTGGGCGTGGGCTAAGACGAACGGGTAGTGGGAGGAGACCGGCGAGGCGAGCTCGTTCGTCATCTGAGCGAGGAGGAGTTGGATCGTCTGCTGGACGAAGCAGACGATCCAAAGGTCGTCAAGCGGCTCACCTTTGTCAAGCGTCTCTACAAGGGTGCAACGTACGAAGAAGCAGCTGACGACGTGGGGAAATCTGCGTCGACTGGAAGTCGCTGGGCACGTCGATGGAACGATGGCGGGCTGGGTCAGTTGACACCGAACTTCGGGGGCGGAAGGCCCCCGAAGCTCGGTGACGAGGAACAAGAGCGTCTTCTAGAACTTCTTCGGGAGGGACAACCCTAGAAAGCACAAGAAGTTCATCAACTTTTGGACGAAGAGTTCGATGTTGAGTACCACCCGGATTATCTCGGCCGATTCCTCCGGAATCTCGGACTCTCCTACGCTAAACCACGTCCCAAACGACCCTCCCGGCCAGAAAACGCCGATGAAATCCTCGAAGAACGCGTCGCAGACGCGTTCGACGAGGAACCAGAGACAGCACATAACAAGCGTCCTGATGCTGAGGACGAAGGCTGGGTCCTCGACGACGATATTTGTACAGATGGGGGAACTGTCGTCGGTTTTTCTGACGCTTCTCACCCGCAACCATACGACAATTCGCATCGACTGTGGTACGTCAATGATCAGACACTGGAACGACCGCTGGTGAAGCTTGACGAACCAGCGGTCGGGTGCTATACGCTTACCGGCGAAAGTGTCCTGACGTTCCCTGCAGATCAATCGAAAGAGACATCTGTGCCCTACTGGAGGAGATCCGCGAGCAGAATCCGCGTTCCCGGATTCTGCTCGTCTTGGACAACTTTTCGTCCCACATCTGTGAATACACGCGCAAGCGCGCACATCAACTCGGTATCGATCTCGTCTTTCTTCCGGTCGGTTCCCCACATCCCAATCCAATCGAGCAGGTCTGGAAAGTGCTCAAACGGAATGCTTCACCAATCGTCGTGGCGAGCGAGAGCGCGTTCCGCACTCTCGCTCGCCGCCTCTTCAACACCCTCACCGATCGACTTGGATTCGCCAAGTCTTGGATCGACCAGTTCCTCAGTCCATATTTGCAAAAGTTATCTTGATCATTATAGCGGTGGATAGCTCAACGAGGCTGCACCCACAGGACGGTTCGCGGTTGCACCTGGACATCAGTACACCAATCTGTCGTAGTCGTAAACTAACACGTCGAACTCGTCGGGACCGTCACGGGCGAGCGCGTCCTCGAGTGACGAATCCGGGGGCGAACCGATCATCGCGTACAGCACTGACGACTCGGTCGGACCCGAGTTGTCGACGTAGTCGACCCGGTAAGACTCGAATGGTCGGTGACGAGATCCACACCGTGTACGTCATAGAGCGCCGTGACTCTCGACGACGCGCCAATCTGTGCGGCCGGCGATCCGTTTGCCGACTCCGTTTCCGGTTTTGCAGTGCGTAGGCGGTTCCGGTAGGAGAGATCGAACGTGAGCGATCGACTGCCCGTCCACAACAAGGATCGGACACGGACACGATGTCGGTGCTCGACCCCGAGTACGTCCGCGACGGCGAACGGCGACCGTAGGATGTCGCCTAGATTCCGGTCAGTATCTGGCCCGGCGACATCGTCTTCGACCCCGATGACCGTACGTTCGTCGTGAACAACAAAACCAACGACGTCTCCGCGATCGACTGCGAGACCTGGACCGAGACCGACCGCTACGAGACGGAACGTCACCCGGACGGGATCGCCTCCCTCGAGCGGTAAGAGCGCTCGTTTACGTCGTCACCGAGCGTCGACGCCACCCCCGGAATTATACGTCAGTTCGTTGTCCCTCGAGGCATGGCTCTCTCGCGACGCGGGAGGGGTGGCCGGGCGACTGCAGGTGCGTTCTGGTCGCAGGTTCACCCCGTCTTCATGCTCCCGCCGCTCGCTGCGTCCCTGTTCGGCGCGATCCTCGCTCGAGATGTCGTCCTACTGGTCGCGACGATCCACGTCCTCGCGATGTTCGCGGCAGTCTACACGGCCCACGTCAAGGACGGCTACGTCGACTTCTATGTCCGTGGCGAAGACGACGGTCACCCGTTGACCGAACGTGGTTGTCGCGTCGCACTCGTCGCGTCGACGGCCGTCTTTGCGGGCTGTTGTCTCGTTCTCTACGTGCTGGTCGACGCCGTCGCAGTCGCGCTTACGGTCCCGACCTGGCTCGTCGCCTACCACCACGCGCCACAACTCGATACAAACCCCGTGACGGCGACGACGGGCTACCCGCTCGGGATCGCCCTCTCGCTTCTCGGCGGCTTCTACGTCCAGGCGGGAACGCTCACGGCCGTCGCCGTCGGCTTTGCCCTCGTCTTCCTCGTCTTGCTGTCGGGGATCAAGGTGATCGACGACGCCCAGGACTACGACTACGATCGCTCGATCGAGAAACGAACCGTCGCGGTCGCCGTCGGACCGGGTCGAGCATACGACGTTGCATACGGGCTGATGGCGACGGCGCTTCTCGTCGTGGTCGCGTTCGCGGTCGCTCGAGTGTTCCCACCGAGCGTCGTTTTGGCAGTGCTGGCGTTCGCTGCGGTTGCCGTGATCGCACGCCGGGCCGATCCGACTATTGCGACCATGCTGTTGATCCGGGGCTCGTACGTCTTCCTGGCGGTGCTGGTCGCGTCGGTGTGGTTCGAACCGCTCGCTCGCGTCTGGTGAACTGATTCGAAGCGTCAGGCGGGAGGTTCGATGTATCCGAACTGCAAGAGGATCAACATCAAGATCCACAGGGTAGCGTTCGCGGCTCCGATCGCCGCGAAAGCGAGTGGGAACCAGTTTCGCTGCATCGTCTTCTTTAGCTGAACACCGCTGTAGGCGGCGATCACTCCGACGAGCGGTATGATCATCGAGAGTACCGCGGACACGATTGCTCCCCACAGGTGTAGCGGCGTCTCGCCGTGTGCCTGTCCAATATCGTCTATCAGTGATAGATTTTCCGTCGCCATTGGCAGACCGTTGGTACTGCCCCACTATAAACTGACTGGTCAGTCAACAACGAGGGCGTCGCGTAAGAAACGGTCCCGGAGGCAGGCACACGCCGCTTACGTGCCCGTCCTGCGTCGAGTGTACGCTTCTCTTCGTAAGTTACGCCTCGAGAAAGCCGACGGAAAGGACTGGCCCGGGAATACATCGAGAGTGGGGGTTTCGGAACGGTACCTGAAACGATTCACGGGAAAGGGCTGCGTTGAATCACTAGGCGGCGTCGGGGAAGGTCAGTAAATCGAAGGAGTTGAAGCGGGAAAATTTGGTTGTCCATGACACAAATCGCCCGCTTCACCGAGCGTTGTGTCTCGATTGCTCAAAGAGTTACGGGTGAACGAGGCGAATCCGTCGCCCAGCAGGGTGGCGGTGGGTTCGCCGACTATGCCCTCGTCTCGCTGCATTGTCTCCGGATTTACCTTGGTACATTCTATCGAATGACGCTCGATCTGCTGAAGGAAATGCCACAAATAATGGGGGAGGTCGGCCTCGAAGCGGCTAATCTTCCCGCACCCTCCACGCTGTGTAAGGTGTTTGACCAGATCGAAATGAGCGTCTGTCGAGTGCTGGTGCGCCAGTCGGCGCAGTTGCACGACCTCTCTGAGCACGCTGCAATCGATGCAACGTTCTATGAAAAAATCGTGCTAGCCGCCATTACTACCAGCGAACGAATTATCGCGTTCAGACGCTCAAAGTGACAAATATCGTCGATACAGCATCGCAAGCTGTGCTCGATCTTCACTGTTTAACGACGCTAGAAGGCAGTGACGCGGATCTCTGTGTGCGGATCGTCCGCCGGAACGCGGGCGGTCTGGGGACTCTGGCTGCGATAAGGGCTCTGACAAGCAACAACTCCGCGAACGACTCCGTGGCCTCGACATTCGCCCGCTAATCAAACACCGAATCTTCGCGCCGTCGGATCACGCGCACAACGCCCGAATTGGCGAATATCGGTACGCTCAGTGGGCAATGAACGCAATCGTCAACTCAACCGTCAAGCGCTCGCTCGGGTACGCCGTGCGAGCGCGGACCTGGTATCGGGAGTTCCGTAAAATCGCTCTGATGTGTGTCGTCTACAATATCAAACGCGCTGCCAAACAGTGAAATCCACCGCCTTACACGGGTTGAACAGAGCCCCTGTTTCGAACGTCCGTTAGAGAAAGTGTTAAAGTGATTAGGTTAATGATCGATGCAGTGTGCGAAAGTGGCTCGTTCCACGCCGAGAATCACGTTACGTGAGCCCGTCGGTGTAGAGGTTGGCACCCCTCTCTCCGCGTGAACGCAGAGGACTTCCGCCTCAGCCGCAGGCGGATATCGACACTCAGGGACAGACCCGAGAGACCTCAAACACACGCAACGGCTCTCTTCGACAGGTACTGGACTCCCAACCCTTCCCCGTCCAAGACCGGAAACCACTTACTCTGGTTCGTTGGGAACAACCGTCACCGGCCGGTCACTGTCGAGGATCACTGCCTGGGCAACACTGCCGAACAGCACCTTCCCGACCGGAGTGTGTTTCGAGACGCCGAGGACGACCTCGTCGCTATCGAACTCCGCGACGGTCTCGACGATCGCCTCGGCGGGCGTCCCGACAGTCTCGTGGACCGCATACTCGACCCCGGCATCCTCGAGGACCTCGATGGCGATTTCGACCGACGCCGGTAGCCGGTCGACCTCCCTGATTGCGTCGGCCATCTCTTCGGCGTACGTCTCGAAGAAGCCACCGACCGCCCACTCAGCGTCGGGCAGCGTCACTTCCTCGTGAACGTAGAGGACGTCGACAACGTGGTCATCAGCTGCCCTCTGAACGACCGCCTCGGCCTGTGTGCGAACCCGCGACTCTTTCTCGTCGGCGGCGAGCAACACCCGATACATACGTCGTCGTTTCACTTCCAGCGATAAAACACTCGTGACGGTGGGCGTTCCGTCCACTTCCGTGGACTCATACTACATTGATATTTTCTCAGTGTGAACGCGGAGAAATCCCGAGTGGATAGAAATCAAAGATTTCCAAGCATCGCGGAATCTTCGATTTCGCTCAGCGGTGGGAGTTTCAGGTTCGCAACCACAGACGCCGCCACTTTACGAGAGTCCACATCTAACCCAGTCATCGTGGCCGGTGGCTGTCTAGTACCGTCCCAACCGTCGACTGACGGGTCGAATCGAGCCACACCGCCAGATTCGACCCATCAGTGCAGGCTTGGCCCGCCACTACGTGAGGGCACGTACCCACGCCGTGAACGGCGTGGTATTGCGCCTGTTCAGCCATACGTTGTGATAAAATTTTATCTTTATTCTCTTGGTTGTATTGATCGGTTATGGATCGCATATCCCGGGCGTGTCAACGCATCATTTGGAACGCTTGGACAGCTCTCTGGCGCTCGAGCGTCCGAACGAAGGCGTATCTCACTCTCGACGGAGCGAAAATCGCCGCCGACATCACGGACGGGGAGCTCCGCGCCGACGTGTCGGACGACCCAGCGGTAGGCCACCGGCTTGCCGATGGTTCACGCGACCCTGTCGACGAGCGACGCGACTCGAGTGGCGACTCACGGGATGTCGCCGCCCATCTGGGGGACTCGGGCGACCCAGGGGATGGGGGCGACGACGGGTCCCCGTTCGACGTGGGTGGCAGCTATGGCCTGCGCCAGCGGGTCAGTCTCCTGCTTGGCCCTTTCCTGTTCGCACTGATCTACTTCTCGCCGGCACCGGCAGGGCTCCCACCGGAGGGGAAGGCAGTTGCCGCCGTCACCGCTTGGGTCGCCATCTGGTGGGTTGGTGAGGCGATCCCGATCCCGGCGACGTCGCTGCTGCCGATCGTGCTCTTCCCGCTGACCGGTGCCTTGCCGGTCGCCGAGACGACACCGTCGTATGCCAGCCCGCTAATTTTCCTTTTTATGGGTGGGTTCTTCCTCGCGATGGCGATGCAGCGGTGGGGACTCCACCGCCGGATCGCCCTCCGTACGATCACGTTCGTCGGGAGCTCGCCTGCCCGACTCATTCTCGGTTTCATGATCGCGACGGCGTTTCTCTCGATGTGGGTCTCGAACAGCGCGACCGTGATGATGATGGTCCCTATCGCGCTGGCGGTGATCTATCAGACCGCCGATCTGGTCGACGAGACCGACCTCGATATCGCCACCGCCGAGGGTGAGTTCTCTTTCGGCATCGCCCTGATGCTCTGTATCGCCTACGGTGCGTCAGTTGGCGGCGTCGGCACACTCATCGGTACGCCGCCGAATATTCTCTTTGCGGGCCAGGCCGGCGAGTTGTTCGGAGAGACGATCGGCTTTGCCGAGTGGATGCTCTACGGCGTGCCGATCTCCGTCGTCGGGCTCGTAACTGTCTACGTCTACGTCACGCAGGTGGCGATGCGTCCGCAGTTCTCCAAGCTACCGGTCGAGGGTGAGACGATCGAGCGCCAACTCACCGATCTCGGTCCGATGTCAAGCCAGGAGCGACTGGTGCTCGTCGTCTTCGTCGGGATGGCCGCAAGTTGGATCGGCGCGAGCCTGCTCGATCAGGCCGGGGTGGTTCCAGTGCCCGACGACGTCGACTCGATCGTCGCAATCGCGGGCGCACTCGTTCTCTTTACCCTGCCGACGAAAACCGACGACGGCGACCACACGTTTGTCCTCGACTGGACGAACGCGGTCGAAATCCCCTGGGGCGTGATCCTGCTTTTCGGCGGCGGACTCGCGATCGCCGCCGGCTTCGGAGAGACCGGTCTCGCGGTCTGGATCGGCGAGCAACTAAGTGCCCTCGAGGGAGTCTCGATGGTGGTTATCCTGCTCTCTGTAGTCGCAATGACTATTTTTCTCACCGAGATCACCTCGAACACGGCGACGACCGCGATGCTGATGCCGATCCTCGCTGGCGTCGCGGTCGGTATCGGCGTCCACCCGTACGGGTTGATGATCGCCGCGGCGACGGCGGCTTCTTTTGCGTTCATGCTCCCGGTCGCGACGCCACCGAACGCGATTGTCTTCGGCAGCGGCTACATCACCATTCCCCAGATGGCCCGCGTTGGCTTCGGCCTCAACCTCCTTGGAGTCGTCCTGATCACGATCGTGGCGGTGCTGTGGCTCCCTTTCGCCTGGGGAATCGACGTGACGACGCTGCCAGCAGAATTCCTCGAGGCCTGGGGATCGTGACCTCGTCGACGACTTCGGTTGGAAACCACGCCTGCGGAGGCGATCGTTCTTTCGTGAGAGTGTGTCATACTGTCGGACAGTGGCAAT contains:
- a CDS encoding SLC13 family permease, translated to MDRISRACQRIIWNAWTALWRSSVRTKAYLTLDGAKIAADITDGELRADVSDDPAVGHRLADGSRDPVDERRDSSGDSRDVAAHLGDSGDPGDGGDDGSPFDVGGSYGLRQRVSLLLGPFLFALIYFSPAPAGLPPEGKAVAAVTAWVAIWWVGEAIPIPATSLLPIVLFPLTGALPVAETTPSYASPLIFLFMGGFFLAMAMQRWGLHRRIALRTITFVGSSPARLILGFMIATAFLSMWVSNSATVMMMVPIALAVIYQTADLVDETDLDIATAEGEFSFGIALMLCIAYGASVGGVGTLIGTPPNILFAGQAGELFGETIGFAEWMLYGVPISVVGLVTVYVYVTQVAMRPQFSKLPVEGETIERQLTDLGPMSSQERLVLVVFVGMAASWIGASLLDQAGVVPVPDDVDSIVAIAGALVLFTLPTKTDDGDHTFVLDWTNAVEIPWGVILLFGGGLAIAAGFGETGLAVWIGEQLSALEGVSMVVILLSVVAMTIFLTEITSNTATTAMLMPILAGVAVGIGVHPYGLMIAAATAASFAFMLPVATPPNAIVFGSGYITIPQMARVGFGLNLLGVVLITIVAVLWLPFAWGIDVTTLPAEFLEAWGS
- a CDS encoding universal stress protein, whose translation is MYRVLLAADEKESRVRTQAEAVVQRAADDHVVDVLYVHEEVTLPDAEWAVGGFFETYAEEMADAIREVDRLPASVEIAIEVLEDAGVEYAVHETVGTPAEAIVETVAEFDSDEVVLGVSKHTPVGKVLFGSVAQAVILDSDRPVTVVPNEPE
- a CDS encoding UbiA family prenyltransferase, which codes for MALSRRGRGGRATAGAFWSQVHPVFMLPPLAASLFGAILARDVVLLVATIHVLAMFAAVYTAHVKDGYVDFYVRGEDDGHPLTERGCRVALVASTAVFAGCCLVLYVLVDAVAVALTVPTWLVAYHHAPQLDTNPVTATTGYPLGIALSLLGGFYVQAGTLTAVAVGFALVFLVLLSGIKVIDDAQDYDYDRSIEKRTVAVAVGPGRAYDVAYGLMATALLVVVAFAVARVFPPSVVLAVLAFAAVAVIARRADPTIATMLLIRGSYVFLAVLVASVWFEPLARVW